The Cydia amplana chromosome 10, ilCydAmpl1.1, whole genome shotgun sequence DNA window ACCTGCAGCAGGCCGCCCTCCTCGCTGAGCTGCTTCTCCACGGTCCGGTAGAGGCGGTGCAGCGCGCGGCGCACCTCGGGCGCGGGGTACGCGGCCAGCAGGCGCCGCAGCTCGTGCTTGCTGAAGAGTCTCGGTCGGGAGACGCACCTGCAAGGCGCGGTGCTGCTGCAGGAACTCCTCCTGCATGGCGCGCCACACGACCTGCAGCAGGCCGCCCTCCTCGCTGAGCTGCTTCTCCACGGTCCGGTAGAGGCGGTGCAGCGCGCGGCGCACCTCGGGCGCGGGGTACGCGGCCAGCAGGCGCCGCAGCTCGTGCTTGCTGAAGAGTCTCGGTCGGGAGACGCACCTGCAAGGCGCGGTGCTGCTGCAGGAACTCCTCCTGCATGGCGCGCCACACGACCTGCAGCAGGCCGCCCTCCTCGCTGAGCTGCTTCTCCACGGTCCGGTAGAGGCGGTGCAGCGCGCGGCGCACCTCGGGCGCGGGGTACGCGGCCAGCAGGCGCCGCAGCTCGTGCTTGCTGAAGAGTCTCGGTCGGGAGACGCACCTGCAAGGCGCGGTGCTGCTGCAGGAACTCCTCCTGCATGGCGCGCCACACGACCTGCAGCAGGCCGCCCTCCTCGCTGAGCTGCTTCTCCACGGTCCGGTAGAGGCGGTGCAGCGCGCGGCGCACCTCGGGCGCGGGGTACGCGGCCAGCAGGCGCCGCAGCTCGTGCTTGCTGAAGAGTCTCGGTCGGGAGACGCACCTGCAAGGCGCGGTGCTGCTGCAGGAACTCCTCCTGCATGGCGCGCCACACGACCTGCAGCAGGCCGCCCTCCTCGCTGAGCTGCTTCTCCACGGTCCGGTAGAGGCGGTGCAGCGCGCGGCGCACCTCGGGCGCGGGGTACGCGGCCAGCAGGCGCCGCAGCTCGTGCTTGCTGAAGAGTCTCGGTCGGGAGACGCACCTGCAAGGCGCGGTGCTGCTGCAGGAACTCCTCCTGCATGGCGCGCCACACGACCTGCAGCAGGCCGCCCTCCTCGCTGAGCTGCTTCTCCACGGTCCGGTAGAGGCGGTGCAGCGCGCGGCGCACCTCGGGCGCGGGGTACGCGGCCAGCAGGCGCCGCAGCTCGTGCTTGCTGAAGAGTCTCGGTCGGGAGACGCACCTGCAAGGCGCGGTGCTGCTGCAGGAACTCCTCCTGCATGGCGCGCCACACGACCTGCAGCAGGCCGCCCTCCTCGCTGAGCTGCTTCTCCACGGTCCGGTAGAGGCGGTGCAGCGCGCGGCGCACCTCGGGCGCGGGGTACGCGGCCAGCAGGCGCCGCAGCTCGTGCTTGCTGAAGAGTCTCGGTCGGGAGACGCACCTGCAAGGCGCGGTGCTGCTGCAGGAACTCCTCCTGCATGGCGCGCCACACGACCTGCAGCAGGCCGCCCTCCTCGCTGAGCTGCTTCTCCACGGTCCGGTAGAGGCGGTGCAGCGCGCGGCGCACCTCGGGCGCGGGGTACGCGGCCAGCAGGCGCCGCAGCTCGTGCTTGCTGAAGGCGGCGCGGTAGCACACCTCCTCCtcgcgcgcgccgcccgccaccGCCTCCGCCACGCCCTGCCGAACGTATACAGGggcgcattcagatcggtcagtatgggaaaatctgaaactataagacatacgacgatctcttcttaggaaccgtgtcatcgattttagtaacgagaaaaactgcattcatacatttaaattttttttatgtaaaatgtattgaaaaaaatggtggccatttcgaaaacatactaaaataaattaaaggatatgaaaacaatgcattttattcatttcagacatcatgtttcatagtaacatttactgcttaagacctacacaatcgatatctaaatagaaataattttagattttttttttcaaaacgtccgggttcgattcccgagctgagtacacatttttttaaaatgtatgaatgcagtttttcttgttactaaaatcgatgacatggttcctaagaagagatcgtcatatgtcttatagtttcagattttcccatactgaccgatctgaatgcgccaccctgtataccacACCACACCGCCGTAACGTCAACGGTAATACTACAGATGGTCATGTCATACATTAGATACGTTCCTGTATTTTTCTACTACGTTTCGCTCGAACACCGCGCTCGATCCTTAGATCCCTACGAGTATTATCACGTACATATTTAATTGTCATGAAAACACTCGACGAAAATAGACATAACCTTCACCGGCAATATATTAatgattaagataagataagataagataaaagatagtttattcaagtaggcataattacaatgcgcttatgaacgtcaaataaagctaggtagaccggctccaaccctacacctctgccccgagaagatttaaatcccccctcaattggaggagggtatcccaatatgggaccggcaacaaactcggcgggacacatcttttcaaaaataattacatcttataattaacatgcattacgagaaaataagggaaaaaatacaatttaaattactatagaattcatgcaattatacacataaggtgtaatagaaatttgatttagaaaatatacatatgtacatggaatcatacaaaatcgtagctctttcagaaaacatatcaaattcttacaaaaggaaaagaaaataaagttattaaaagaaatgggaaaacatattatataaatctgattgattattattaattaccaacatataatatttgatgtgctttcctgcttacctgagctgtgtcacctataactctatacataatacaatgtttttaattgctactactttttattagttagtttctggtttggaccatgcatgtttgtctgtcaagtagtcctcgactctgtaataagcttttaacatcaatgacttttttaagtaattcttaagagctggaaagggtaatcttaaagcattctcaggtaacttgttataaaaatgaatgcattgcccaacgaatgacttttgtactttacggacacgaaactttctgatagcaagcttatttctatttctagtgttaaagttatggacatcagaattcttagtgaaggagtctagattcttaataacataaataatactatcatatatgtattgggaagctacagttaaaatattaatttctttgaaaagttctcttaatgattcacgcgctcttaagttatatatagaacgaatggctctcttttgtaagacaaatatagtctgtatgtcagctgctttgccccaaaccagaataccatatgattAGATTGAAGGCCGGTACCTCGAAGAACTGGGTGAGCTTGTCGAGCGGTCGGCCGAAGTACTGCGTGACGTACTGCCGCAGCGCCTCCGTGTACCGCGCCCGCGCCTCGCGCCGCAGCGCGTCCAGCGCCGGCGCACGGCGAGCCGCTGCAACGCACACCACGACACTACAGATACGGTCACTACCGGTATCATCTCCTGTCTCTGTCTCTCtcgtctattttttttttatttattgagaaacaaacagtGTCAATAAAGATATGGGCCGCGTGTGATGTACGCACCGAGCAGCGCGTGCAGCTTGTGGTAGTTCTCGAGGCGCAGCACGGGGCGCGGCGTGCGCGGGTGCTCGGCGGCGGCCACGGCGGCCAGCATGGCGCCGCCGAGCGCCGCGTACCACCGCTCCAGGTCCGCGCGCCGCCCGCTGCGCCCGAATATCGCCTCGCACACCGAGCTTAGTTCTTCGAACTCTGATAGGAATCTGAAAATCGTTACAGTAAGTttctgacaaaaaaaaacattgaaccCGTATGAACCCAATCTTGAGGAGTCGAATAGTAACCATCGAAGTTTTTCATTACAGGTAAATCTTCTGGCTCCGTCTCAAATCAGCCCTATAGTGCTCaattattgtatgtattgtCGTCTGTAGGttatattatactagctgttgcccgcgacttcgtacgcgtggatttgtatattggtggttatatattctacattagcttagaacattatgcagcaagagattgcggtaggacggtttatcatttgttaattattaatattatacaacgcatgagactttgtctttcacaacctacgaagtttcaagcccctaactgaataaaattgtcctcgatataatccctctaaacccccttagaagattttcatgtcctctatttaataaaacctactacctaactacctatttacgaagtttgaagttcctagctttaaataaaatttgaaccctatacaaactttcaacctctttttaaccattttaggggtgatttttttaaaagctgaaattatttttcttgtattctaataatatgcctttatacaacgattcaagtcccgcactcaaaaaaatgtttagcctccatacaaatttttaacccctttttcaccacctcgggggatgaattatcaaaatctctgacagtagttttcttctcttttgataaaatacatttttacgaagtttcaagtttgtagctttaaataaaatcgctaaaataacttttcctgtcttctaataatatccccaaatagaaagattcaagtcgcgcgttcgaaaaaatgtttgatatccatacaaacttccaacacctttttcaccaccttaggggatgaattttcaaaaacgctgaaattagttttcttgtatcttaatttaataactttttgtaaagtttcaagttcctagcttaaaataaaatttgcaccctaagacaaactttcatcctctttttatcccccttaggggttgaatttccaaaaacgtagcatttacttttcttttgtaatcggctattatgcctttctaagaagtttcaaagcgtttgtaatggattaaaactttcaacccctttttaaccctgttgggggatgaattttacaaaacgctgtaattatttttcctgtattttaataatatcccgaaatacaaagaaaaaatgtttgatatccatacaaactttcaacccctttttcaccaccttaggggatgataattcaaaaacgctgaaattagttttcttgtattttaataacatatatttttacgaagtttcaagttcctaacttaaaatataatttgaacaccatacaaactttcaaccccttttaaccctgttaggggatgaattttacaaaacgctgaaataacttttcctgtcttctaataatatccccaaatacaaagattcaagtcccgcactctcaaaaatatttgatctccgtacaaactttcaaccccttttttaccacctcgggggatgaagttttaaaaacgctgaaatcagttttcttgttttttaatttaatacctttttacgaagtttcaaggtcctagcttaaaataaaatttgcaccccaggtcaaagtttcatccccttttttacccccttaggggttgaattacctaaaacttcgcaattcctgttttttgtcatcggctattatgtatttctaagaagtttcaaagcatttgtaatggatcaaactttcaacccctttttaaccctgttaggggatgaattctcaaaaacgctgaaattacttttcccgtcttataataatatccccatatacaaagtttcaagtttggaCTTGTCTTGACTTGGTttgcactcacaaaaatatttgatctccatacaaactttcaacccctttttcaccaccttgggggatgaattttcaaaaacgcagaaattagttttcttgttttttaatatagtacattattacaaagttccaaattcctagcttaaaataaaacttgcaccccatacaacctttcatcccctttttaacccccttaggggttgaatttttcaaaatcgcttcttatctcttgtacactttataaattcaacctagtgtgcaaatttcaactttctagcttttgtagtttcggctctgcgttgatgaatcagtcagtcagtcagtcagtcagtcaggacacttgcatttatatatatagattacataTTTTCAAATCGATACGGCTTTTAGaagtaaaatacctacttagattTGCAATAAGTATTCTTAGTAGTAAGTATTTAAAAGTATGTAGTAAAGGTAACGCCACAAACCACCGCACACGTGAGACGTTCTTACCCCAGCAGCCCCGCTTTAGGCCTCTTGGCGGCCTGCCTCGCCGCCTCGGGCATGTTTGCGAGGCGCTCCGCCACGACGCGGTCGGCGCCGCGCTTGGCCGCCACGGCCACCGCCGCCAGCGCCGTGCGCGCCCAGCGGCCCTccccgccgccgccgtcgccgaGCACGCGGGTGCCCACGCACGCCAACGCGCGCATTGCCCCGCTACGGCGGGAAATACTTTCTTAACAAATTCATTGCCCCGGAAAAccgtaggtattataatatcaaCGCAGTATAGTAACTGTAGGGTAAACGCGCCCCacctacctaatattataaatgtgaatgTTTATTATGTcagtgtatttttatatttggaCGTTTGTTCGGCAGAATGGCAATTCGTGAGGACTTTGACGGGGACAAATTCACAGGGGGGCTAAAAGAATAAtatctacaaaaaatataaacaaaaatgcATACTAAGGCTGCCGCTCTAGATGGTTGACCAGCGCCACCAGCTCGGCCTCGAGCGCGGGGAACAGCTCGGCCATCATGCGGcgcgcctccgcgccgccgccgcgccgcgccgccgtctCCTCGCTCGcctcgctgccgccgtcgctgCCGTCGCTCTTCACATTGCAACGACTCACGATACATGGACTATTTCATTTTCTAACAAAAATCATGTAAAATGCGACCATAGTTCGTCTAACCTAGCTCGTGCGGCGACAAATTATCTTCGACAAATGGACAATTTTTGTCACCGGCATCTAATACAATTCTAATACAAGGCGTAGCCTTGTCGGGCCGTGCTACTGCGTGATGGAGGATATAGTAGCCACTACACTAGCACCGATTTGACGGGACGGAGCGCCACaataaacgtcacattttcatagaaatttgctGCTCATGATGGAGCCATTTTCACACTCGCAAAGTTTGCGCGGAGTTAATAGGAATCGCAAATCGAGCCTCTTCTAATGTAACATGTTGTAAAATTCGATCAATATTTGTTATGCAACTCGTGCATAATAAACATCAAAGGAAGTTTTACCTTGACATCGACGTCCAAGAAAAAGAACTGCGCGCAGAAGTCTTGCTCCGCATTGCAGATGTTCTCCACCACCGTCAGCACCTGCGAAGTGCGAACACGAATAATTACAGATTACTACGACCAGTAGATAAGTTTTTGTTTCTGTAGATAATTAATACTTCATTTTATCTGATAAAGTGGTTAAATTGAAGCAGGAGGAgcgggcagggcagggcagggcagggcaggggcAGCACTCACGGCGTCGAGCGGCGTGTCGGCCGTGGCGGcgtgcggcggcgcgggcgaggCGCGCGCCGCCTCGCACGCCGCGCGCGCCTCGCGCTCGTACACGCGCGACCAGGTGCCCACGTACACCTGCGGCGACAGCGATCGTTACGTATCGAACACCGAGGTGAATAGGGATCACGACCGGCGAATGGCATTTACCTGATCGTTTCTTAAAAACTACCCGCGTCCCACAAATTATATCATGCGATTGAACATACTCGTCCTAGTAATAGAGTTCGTATGATACGATTAGTGTGAGTAGATTTAAGGAAATTATCAAATAAATTTCACCCCCAGTTTTTATCTCTAATTCACCCCCGCCATCTCCTTGAGCCGGTTGACGTTACTTTATGAGCCGATCTGGTACATTCATTGATAGATAGATGAAAAACTTTATTCTTCTCATTATGACTCGGCTATAATGGCCGACTTAGCGcgacaaataattttaatttataaaaaaaaacatgcagaCATAATTGAACAAACATGCATTGTCTTAAATTCCTAACGAATACAAAAAAAGTATGGAAATGAGTCGAGCCATGTGATGGTGCGAAGAATAGGCGCTGGCTCAGCTTAAAGCTGCGAAGAACCGCAGCGCGCTGATGTTCTGCCGGAACCTGAACGAGTAGTGATGCTAGAGATGCTGCACATAATGAACTAGCTAGCTAGGTAGATAAAAGGCCGATATTGTCACTCAAATATAAAACAACTGAGCAAATAAAATACGTACGattctttaattttattttaaataataatacttttGTAAGAAAGTCGTCACTGTTGTTTTATAACAATTTTGAAGATCATTGCCTTCAATGATCTTCAAAAGTTACCTTTAACTTACTATTTTTGTGTAGTGCTACATACTTTGGTGAGCGCGTCGTAGGCTTTCTCGTCCATGTCCTTGAGCCAGCGCATGAAGGGCGCGTACGGCAGCAGGTCGGCGTGGTGCGCGCGCGCCGTccccgccgcgcccgccgccggcgCCGACGCCGCCTCGTTACCTACACCAACCAGCACCAGGGTCTGTTACACTTGGTAATCACATTACgaaaataaatgtatatctTTAAAGGAAAGAGTAACTTAAAGGATTTGTGGGACGAGGAGTAGGGTAACTAAGGTTTGGTGCcaatagttgccaaacaacgtAAAAGTAATCAAATTGCTGTAAAGGTAATCTATAaaaaccttttggccgccggacctagtccgcaaagacgctcactcacacgccagagcaaattttaagtaaacaactaataaaaagtttagggattgcaaatagtgatatcgatatttacaatttatggtaaaaatcttctcaatttggctttgttcttatccaactttaatttatttcgaaaatgccaaaaattaacatattttttacacacgacaatattaaaaataaaggtctttatcattaaaaacaaacactaaacaatatcgattcatgacgtaatatcaccgcactaggctgtacaagaagtcgtttatacaagacaacggcgcgcatggactgtccgcagtgcagaccgacaaggactgtttccgcgcggattaagtaataatagtctctaggtcaacggcgtaagcgcttgtcggtacgtaaactttataagcgtaacgttagagccgcgcatcgtgtgtcgataatataaatgtaagtaccggaactgcattggggaaaattgcacgtgggttaattgaattgtcaatgagtgaagaacaataatattggaaaagggtggggatcggaaatgttcgggaatgcatgtttcacattcgacatgttccttagatgagcttctcagttcccgtattacatcctccctaccatgacaatttttcgtcaatttcaaatatataacattctcatagttaggcgacactagatatgagcgccgataggcatatagccggcggcggcgcgccggtcaaaattggtcggcggcggcggcgaatcggcggcgtggccttgaaacaccttcgattaatgaaaaaagaatcaaaccaaaattttaccgaaaaaacatgtttttgctgtaagaaagttatgaaataaatgcattttttattttcaagggtaatttattgaataatggtacgaaaaaaattgatatcgtataaacagtggataagcggtatcgcgcggcatcagaggcggacttaatcttggagaggttctggccggaagatcttagcgaggcactCTTTTGTGCtaatgctaagttaaaaattgcggattgactgtatcagggaaacgtcttgtcgacagactcgacagtccaaagaaaatcgagctccgtctccGTATcgataaccaatatcgataaccaTAGTGAGGcccaaagtgaggcccaacgccgagctccatgtaacaccgaagacttgatttcgacgcctcccaatgcgaggccagaggatgagctgcaggtaagtatacagctaagaatcgaacgccaagtgttagattggctgacggccgaacacCTGGAGCGccaattgcggcgcgcttctgtgcgaggccgagctgcatgagagcagagcgagggcgcaggccaataaagactgaagccatagtgttaaagatctggagctttcctgcgggcgcattcgtgcgacgccaaaggccgagctgcaatggagctaagatcggataaggaccaaggctcaagcgttttaaaacaggccgaaagttgagctccaaacagggccaaaaacttgcaggttcagatagcggcttaattccatgggagcgatgcaaggccatatattgagctgcgagagagcaaagcttgaaatttgaacagtggccaagtttaattgagacccgattccgacgcccttccgtgcgaagccaacggccggacatttggacttggacgtggaaacgcttaatatcttaaaattaaccccattttataccttttaaagacgtttaaccatgcttgcaatggctaaattcgcggtaaatgatggttagctggcaaaattaagaTCGGTACGGTAatgcaaagatgtgggttcgagttcgagctcacgttagccagaattgatcacagttaattttttcattgtgattgacatatgtctagtgtatatatacactctataaattgta harbors:
- the LOC134651482 gene encoding exocyst complex component 1, whose product is MVEAAKREEAGWARALAEATPAGTEATVPDAALGALLDDADATDGDAELWVRRLGERVGRLDALNVGGMLAAATEGGGAGARLSARLDAGGAAASALAARLSRLDALARAAPAALHARSGAARADAAARALLHELTEIYAWLDAPPLRDLDSISEISLASPEGRARALAAGTALRTALRAEAQMAPARRRLGAVRERLRRLQRAKDALAAALARHLNNLLIHLGNEAASAPAAGAAGTARAHHADLLPYAPFMRWLKDMDEKAYDALTKVYVGTWSRVYEREARAACEAARASPAPPHAATADTPLDAVLTVVENICNAEQDFCAQFFFLDVDVKSDGSDGGSEASEETAARRGGGAEARRMMAELFPALEAELVALVNHLERQPYGAMRALACVGTRVLGDGGGGEGRWARTALAAVAVAAKRGADRVVAERLANMPEAARQAAKRPKAGLLGFLSEFEELSSVCEAIFGRSGRRADLERWYAALGGAMLAAVAAAEHPRTPRPVLRLENYHKLHALLAARRAPALDALRREARARYTEALRQYVTQYFGRPLDKLTQFFEGVAEAVAGGAREEEVCYRAAFSKHELRRLLAAYPAPEVRRALHRLYRTVEKQLSEEGGLLQVVWRAMQEEFLQQHRALQTRIAACYPGAGLALPLTTQDILDAFSDIAREH